In Paraflavitalea devenefica, the following are encoded in one genomic region:
- a CDS encoding LytR/AlgR family response regulator transcription factor: MSTLYRCLVVEDEPLAQNVLKKYIGEHPLLELAAVCSDAVEAQQWLARQQAAIVFLDINLPRLSGISFLKSLSRPPLVIFTTAYPEFAAEGFELDAIDYLVKPFSFERFLKAVNKALEKLERKESGSALAATSIFIKADKKVYKVNLADILYIEALDDYVKVVTTQGHYLVHDTLKSLQEELPAEQFMRVHKSYIIASNKIVFIEGNYVKIGEKDIPIGASYREAVFARLKI; the protein is encoded by the coding sequence ATGAGTACACTCTATCGCTGCCTGGTGGTGGAAGATGAACCACTGGCGCAAAATGTGCTGAAAAAATATATCGGGGAACATCCCCTGCTGGAGCTGGCGGCTGTTTGCTCAGATGCTGTGGAAGCGCAGCAATGGCTGGCAAGGCAGCAGGCGGCTATTGTATTCCTGGATATCAATTTGCCGCGCTTATCGGGCATTAGCTTCTTAAAAAGCCTTTCCCGACCCCCGCTGGTCATCTTTACTACGGCCTATCCTGAGTTTGCTGCAGAAGGTTTTGAGCTGGATGCCATAGATTACCTGGTGAAGCCTTTTTCTTTTGAGCGTTTCCTCAAGGCCGTTAATAAAGCACTGGAGAAGCTGGAACGGAAAGAGTCAGGGAGCGCCTTGGCTGCTACTTCTATTTTTATTAAGGCGGATAAGAAAGTGTATAAGGTAAACCTGGCAGATATCCTGTATATAGAAGCGCTGGATGATTATGTGAAAGTGGTCACCACCCAGGGTCATTACCTGGTACATGATACGCTGAAGAGCCTGCAGGAGGAACTACCGGCAGAGCAGTTTATGCGGGTGCATAAGAGTTATATCATAGCCAGTAATAAGATCGTATTTATTGAAGGCAATTATGTCAAGATCGGGGAAAAGGATATCCCGATAGGGGCTTCTTACCGGGAAGCCGTATTTGCGCGGCTGAAAATCTGA
- the tatC gene encoding twin-arginine translocase subunit TatC, producing the protein MALSLFNKRKADNPEMTFVDHLEELRWHIMRSLLAIIIGAIVIFVYIDWVFTNIIAGPLQDNFFTYTALCKFSRWIGAGDTLCLPPPKVKELQVIAFGSQFMSSITIAFVGGFVIAFPYIFWEFWRFIKPALSPKELKSTRGAIVFVSIFFFLGVAFGYFLLAPFTFSFLANYTIGLNNILVTKPTLADYMENLVDIIIGSALAFQLPVISYVLTRIGLITPNFLKTYRKYAYVAILVIAAIITPSPDWMSQMIVFLPLAFLYEFSILISKRVFKREEEKARNF; encoded by the coding sequence ATGGCGTTATCGTTATTTAACAAGAGGAAGGCTGATAATCCGGAGATGACCTTTGTGGATCACCTGGAGGAGTTGCGCTGGCATATCATGCGCTCCCTGCTGGCGATTATCATAGGGGCCATTGTAATATTTGTTTATATAGATTGGGTCTTCACTAATATCATAGCCGGCCCTTTACAGGATAACTTCTTCACTTACACGGCTTTGTGTAAATTTAGCCGATGGATAGGTGCAGGTGATACACTGTGTTTGCCGCCGCCCAAAGTAAAAGAATTACAGGTTATTGCTTTCGGCTCCCAATTCATGAGCAGCATCACCATTGCTTTTGTGGGTGGTTTTGTTATTGCCTTTCCTTACATTTTCTGGGAATTCTGGCGCTTTATAAAGCCGGCCCTGAGTCCCAAAGAGTTGAAGAGCACCCGGGGTGCTATTGTCTTTGTTTCCATCTTCTTTTTCCTGGGGGTGGCTTTCGGCTATTTCCTGCTGGCTCCCTTTACCTTTAGTTTCCTGGCCAATTATACCATCGGTCTTAATAACATCCTGGTGACCAAGCCCACGCTGGCTGATTATATGGAGAACCTGGTAGATATTATTATCGGGTCGGCACTGGCTTTCCAGTTGCCCGTGATCTCCTACGTATTAACGCGTATAGGCCTTATTACTCCTAACTTCCTGAAAACCTACCGTAAATATGCCTATGTGGCCATCCTGGTCATTGCAGCTATTATTACACCTTCGCCCGACTGGATGAGTCAAATGATCGTTTTCCTGCCGCTGGCATTCCTGTATGAGTTCAGTATCCTGATTTCCAAGCGGGTATTTAAGCGGGAGGAAGAAAAAGCGAGAAATTTCTAA
- the meaB gene encoding methylmalonyl Co-A mutase-associated GTPase MeaB: MLKQIAQDILQKNIKSLARGISYIENEVPGYELLLESLPAAPGIPVIGITGPPGAGKSTLVDALIGELVKRQKTVAVLCVDPSSPFNMGALLGDRIRMSAWYQNPQVFIRSLATRGSLGGLHPKVIEITDLLKLAAFDYIIVETVGVGQSEVEIAGLADITVVVLVPEAGDEVQTMKAGLMEIADIFVVNKADRPDAELFARNLRSLLVSDVIADAKPVPVIKTVASSKEGVAELMEIIVQEGADWHNNNKKIWLLAERAYELIQRKRMKDVDKHILKESIEALVKQGDFNLYRFIQQF, from the coding sequence GTGCTTAAACAGATAGCGCAGGATATTCTGCAAAAGAATATTAAATCGCTGGCGCGCGGTATTTCCTACATTGAAAATGAAGTGCCGGGATACGAATTGCTGCTGGAGTCGCTGCCTGCTGCTCCCGGCATTCCTGTTATTGGTATTACAGGTCCGCCCGGAGCGGGTAAAAGCACACTTGTTGACGCCCTGATCGGAGAATTGGTAAAGCGGCAAAAGACGGTAGCAGTGCTGTGTGTAGACCCTTCCTCGCCTTTTAATATGGGCGCCCTGCTGGGCGACCGGATACGTATGAGCGCCTGGTACCAAAACCCGCAGGTGTTTATCCGTAGTCTGGCCACGAGGGGCTCACTGGGTGGCTTGCATCCCAAAGTAATTGAGATCACTGATCTGCTGAAGCTGGCAGCTTTTGATTATATCATTGTGGAAACAGTGGGTGTGGGTCAAAGTGAAGTGGAAATAGCCGGTCTGGCCGATATAACGGTGGTGGTGCTGGTGCCTGAGGCAGGTGATGAGGTGCAAACGATGAAAGCCGGCCTGATGGAGATTGCAGATATTTTTGTGGTGAATAAAGCCGACAGGCCGGATGCTGAACTTTTTGCACGCAACCTGCGATCGCTCCTGGTATCTGATGTGATAGCCGATGCAAAGCCTGTACCTGTTATTAAAACGGTGGCTTCTTCTAAAGAGGGTGTAGCCGAGTTGATGGAGATCATCGTGCAGGAAGGAGCAGACTGGCACAATAATAACAAAAAGATATGGCTGCTGGCCGAAAGAGCGTACGAACTGATTCAGCGAAAAAGAATGAAAGATGTAGATAAACATATACTGAAGGAAAGTATTGAAGCGCTGGTGAAGCAAGGTGATTTTAATTTATACAGGTTTATTCAGCAGTTTTAA
- a CDS encoding DUF2911 domain-containing protein: MKQVVTLFFLLTYYVSVSLAQFKSPSLDKSPMDMAYYPVNYPVLKIQNKLNEPLMARVIYSRPLKNGRPVFGELIEYGQLWRLGANEATEIELYRDVKFGDNKLKKGRYTMYAIPWQDKWTIIFNKETDIWGAFQYDVKKDVLRLDVPVEKQPDPAEAFTMQFEKDSTGINLVIMWDNVKALVPFNFQSN; this comes from the coding sequence ATGAAGCAAGTGGTGACTTTATTTTTTCTGTTAACATATTATGTATCGGTATCATTGGCCCAGTTTAAATCGCCATCTCTCGATAAATCACCTATGGACATGGCTTATTATCCGGTAAACTACCCGGTACTGAAGATCCAAAACAAGCTGAATGAGCCTTTGATGGCCAGGGTCATCTACAGCCGGCCACTCAAAAATGGCCGCCCGGTTTTTGGAGAACTGATAGAATATGGCCAGCTATGGCGGCTGGGGGCTAATGAGGCTACTGAGATAGAACTATATAGGGATGTTAAGTTTGGTGATAATAAGCTGAAGAAGGGACGTTATACCATGTATGCGATTCCCTGGCAGGATAAATGGACGATCATATTTAACAAGGAAACAGATATCTGGGGAGCTTTTCAATATGATGTGAAGAAAGATGTGTTGAGATTAGATGTTCCGGTGGAAAAGCAGCCCGATCCGGCAGAGGCATTTACCATGCAGTTTGAAAAGGATTCAACAGGCATCAACCTGGTTATTATGTGGGACAATGTAAAGGCATTGGTGCCTTTTAATTTTCAGAGCAATTGA
- a CDS encoding glycosyltransferase codes for MKISGFSYVRNGFIYDYPFLESIQSILPICDEFIMVVGDSVDGTREAIEGLNSPKIRIVDSVWKEEDREKGYIFSQQANIGLAHATGDWAFHIQADEVVHEKDLPGIRQALIDYKDDERVEGFLFHFINFFGDYKHYGPSRRFHNKEIRIIRNNPHIRSYRDSQGFRKFEHPGNQHEEKGNKLHVKQLDATIFHYSYVKNPEQQLKKQLEFVKRYIKDDEALNKFAERWKNGFNYNNIDILEPYTGPHPSVMKSRIEKQDWEFKYDRRESNMSFKEKLLYFIQKKTGKQLFTYKNYRII; via the coding sequence ATGAAGATTAGTGGTTTTTCTTATGTGCGGAATGGGTTTATTTATGATTATCCTTTTCTTGAATCTATACAATCCATATTACCCATATGTGATGAGTTTATTATGGTGGTTGGAGATTCGGTAGATGGTACAAGGGAGGCCATTGAAGGACTGAACAGTCCCAAGATCAGGATCGTAGATAGTGTATGGAAAGAGGAAGACCGCGAGAAGGGATATATTTTTTCCCAGCAGGCCAATATTGGATTAGCTCATGCTACCGGCGACTGGGCTTTTCATATACAGGCAGATGAGGTGGTGCATGAAAAAGACCTGCCGGGCATACGACAGGCACTGATTGATTATAAGGATGACGAGAGAGTGGAAGGTTTCCTGTTCCATTTTATCAATTTCTTTGGAGACTATAAGCACTATGGCCCCTCGCGGCGGTTTCATAATAAGGAAATACGTATTATACGGAATAATCCCCATATCCGGTCGTACCGTGACTCACAGGGATTCAGGAAGTTTGAGCATCCCGGAAACCAACATGAGGAGAAAGGGAATAAGCTGCATGTGAAACAACTGGACGCTACTATTTTCCATTACAGTTATGTAAAGAACCCGGAACAGCAACTTAAAAAGCAACTTGAGTTTGTGAAGCGCTATATTAAGGATGATGAAGCGCTGAATAAGTTTGCCGAAAGATGGAAGAACGGATTTAACTATAATAATATTGATATATTGGAGCCTTATACAGGACCTCATCCTTCTGTGATGAAAAGCCGGATAGAAAAGCAGGATTGGGAGTTTAAGTATGACCGGCGTGAGAGCAATATGTCTTTTAAAGAGAAGCTGTTGTACTTTATCCAAAAGAAGACGGGGAAACAGTTATTTACTTATAAGAATTACCGCATTATTTGA
- the gmk gene encoding guanylate kinase: MSFNPGNKILIITAPSGAGKTSITRHLLQHFPQLAFSVSAATREARGNEKDGADYYFMSVEDFQQKIRDQQFVEWEMVYEGKYYGTLKSELDRIWANNQVPVLDIDVKGAIHVQQQYPNTTLSVFIEPPSVDELKRRLESRGTETAESLQARVNKASYEISFKHHFHRIVVNAQLDKAREEAMGIVRDFLEI; this comes from the coding sequence ATGTCCTTTAATCCCGGTAATAAAATACTCATTATTACTGCCCCTTCCGGAGCAGGTAAAACCTCTATTACCAGGCATTTATTACAACATTTCCCCCAACTGGCCTTTTCCGTGTCTGCGGCTACCCGTGAGGCGCGGGGCAATGAAAAGGACGGGGCGGACTATTATTTTATGAGCGTGGAGGATTTCCAGCAGAAGATCCGCGACCAGCAGTTTGTAGAATGGGAAATGGTGTATGAGGGCAAGTATTACGGTACCCTGAAGTCGGAACTGGACCGTATATGGGCCAATAACCAGGTACCGGTACTGGATATTGACGTAAAAGGGGCCATCCACGTGCAACAACAATACCCCAATACCACGTTATCTGTTTTTATAGAACCTCCCTCCGTAGACGAATTAAAGCGCCGCCTGGAGTCCCGGGGCACCGAAACTGCCGAAAGCCTGCAGGCCCGGGTCAATAAGGCTTCTTATGAGATTTCTTTCAAGCATCATTTTCACCGTATTGTGGTGAATGCCCAACTGGATAAGGCCCGGGAAGAGGCTATGGGAATTGTAAGGGACTTTTTAGAAATATGA
- a CDS encoding hemolysin family protein, producing the protein MSLVVIILIALAFFFLAWFSGVEVAFTSANRLNIELKKKQGSASSVLLSSLFDNPSRFIGVNIVGFNFFLVVAVLLGSTYWNMAIPWKRFDSYVMAYLVPIRLVLEIILSWLLIIILGECIPKAIFKAKADSLLSFSARTGLLGLADQFFNWISVLFVKISIFVLNIIFDMRIDKKKPAFSRADLEQFFSQNNEHHNQSQDLKAELFENALSLPRIKVRECLVPRKEIDAVDIKLSVEEVRKTFVSTRLSKLVVYDGDIDHILGYVHQLDLFKQPATIKDMLLPIPAIPESMSATDLISKFSRERKSIAWVVDEFGGTAGIVTMEDLLEEIFGEIKDEFDVEEFEDKRVSEDEFILSGRLELDYLKEKYGLEFPDNDSETLSGFIIQQHETIPKLKERIIIGDYEFEVMNVSDTRIEMVRLKLLR; encoded by the coding sequence ATGAGTTTAGTAGTTATAATACTTATTGCACTGGCTTTTTTCTTTCTTGCCTGGTTTTCGGGTGTTGAAGTGGCATTCACTTCGGCTAACCGCCTGAATATTGAACTGAAAAAGAAACAGGGTTCTGCCAGCAGTGTATTGTTGAGCAGCCTGTTTGACAATCCCTCCCGTTTTATCGGCGTTAATATCGTTGGGTTTAATTTTTTCCTGGTAGTGGCAGTCCTGTTGGGCAGCACCTACTGGAATATGGCCATTCCCTGGAAAAGGTTCGACAGCTATGTAATGGCCTACCTGGTGCCCATCAGGCTGGTGCTGGAAATTATTCTTTCCTGGTTGCTGATCATTATCCTGGGGGAGTGTATCCCGAAAGCGATTTTCAAGGCAAAGGCTGATAGCTTGCTGTCCTTTTCGGCCCGAACGGGTTTGCTGGGGCTGGCCGATCAGTTCTTCAACTGGATAAGTGTGCTGTTTGTAAAGATCTCCATCTTCGTGCTCAATATTATTTTCGATATGCGGATCGACAAGAAAAAGCCAGCTTTTTCCCGTGCCGATCTGGAGCAGTTCTTCAGCCAGAATAATGAACACCATAACCAAAGCCAGGACCTGAAAGCAGAATTGTTTGAAAATGCCCTTTCGCTGCCCAGGATCAAGGTAAGGGAGTGCCTGGTGCCCCGGAAAGAAATTGATGCCGTGGATATTAAACTCAGCGTGGAAGAAGTGCGGAAGACTTTTGTCAGTACCCGGCTTAGTAAGCTGGTAGTGTATGATGGGGATATAGACCATATCCTGGGATATGTACACCAACTGGACCTTTTTAAGCAGCCTGCCACCATAAAAGATATGTTGTTACCTATTCCGGCCATTCCGGAGAGTATGAGCGCTACCGACCTGATCAGCAAGTTCAGCAGGGAGCGTAAAAGTATTGCCTGGGTAGTGGATGAGTTTGGCGGAACGGCAGGTATTGTTACCATGGAAGATTTGCTGGAAGAGATATTTGGGGAGATTAAAGATGAGTTTGATGTGGAAGAGTTTGAAGATAAGCGGGTATCGGAAGATGAGTTTATCTTGTCTGGCAGGCTGGAACTGGACTACCTGAAGGAAAAATATGGCCTGGAGTTCCCGGATAATGATTCGGAGACCTTATCAGGTTTTATCATTCAGCAGCATGAAACGATCCCTAAGCTCAAGGAACGTATTATTATAGGTGATTATGAGTTTGAGGTAATGAATGTAAGTGACACCCGAATTGAAATGGTACGCCTGAAGCTCCTGAGATGA
- a CDS encoding sensor histidine kinase — protein sequence MMMNKGRWLYHPLFRLLQHLVFWVLSYVVFVQLFKTGIRPEKIDYIYSGLFHGTLIPAAYINLGWLLPRLANYRRWGWYVPAVVLLVVLFSWLNYSFFQNWSKYILPDYFFISYFTVWEVSLFFVVYLAITSLLKLSRSWFVVNDLQRRLLQMETEKVQVELKALKAQVNPHFFFNTLNGIYSMTLDKDERLPQTILQLSHLMRYFLYESGEDFVPLEKEWQIVEDYIALQRIRSNEQLQLEKKVEGEIEQQRIAPLLLVTFLENAFKHGAKGNTGAVSIRLLLQVLPDIIRFEVQNTRGQVDEAYSHHKGVGLENVRRRLELLYPGKHALLFRETAHDFIVTLELKV from the coding sequence ATGATGATGAATAAAGGCCGTTGGTTATATCATCCCCTGTTCCGGTTATTACAGCACCTGGTTTTCTGGGTGCTGTCTTACGTGGTATTTGTGCAACTTTTTAAAACGGGCATACGTCCAGAAAAGATAGATTATATTTATTCGGGCCTGTTCCATGGTACTCTTATTCCGGCTGCATATATTAACCTGGGATGGCTGCTGCCCCGGCTGGCCAATTACCGCCGCTGGGGTTGGTATGTGCCGGCTGTTGTGCTGTTAGTGGTATTGTTCAGTTGGTTGAATTATTCATTCTTCCAAAATTGGTCGAAGTATATACTGCCCGATTATTTTTTTATTTCCTATTTCACGGTATGGGAAGTGAGCCTTTTTTTTGTGGTATACCTGGCTATTACTTCCCTGCTGAAGTTGTCGCGGTCCTGGTTTGTGGTGAATGACCTGCAACGGCGCCTGCTGCAGATGGAAACAGAAAAGGTACAGGTAGAGCTGAAGGCTTTGAAAGCGCAGGTAAATCCGCATTTCTTTTTCAATACGCTGAATGGTATTTATTCCATGACGCTGGATAAAGATGAGCGGCTACCACAGACTATTTTGCAACTTTCGCACCTGATGCGGTATTTCCTGTATGAATCCGGGGAAGATTTTGTGCCGCTGGAAAAGGAATGGCAGATCGTGGAAGATTATATTGCTTTGCAGCGTATACGTTCCAATGAGCAATTGCAATTGGAAAAGAAGGTGGAAGGGGAGATAGAACAGCAGCGCATAGCCCCGCTGTTATTGGTAACTTTCCTGGAAAACGCGTTTAAGCATGGCGCCAAAGGCAATACGGGAGCCGTGAGCATACGACTGTTGTTGCAGGTATTGCCGGACATCATTCGCTTTGAAGTACAAAATACCCGTGGACAGGTAGATGAAGCTTACTCCCACCATAAAGGTGTGGGGCTTGAAAATGTACGGCGGAGGTTGGAATTGCTGTATCCCGGAAAGCATGCATTACTGTTCCGCGAAACTGCCCATGATTTTATTGTAACCCTTGAACTGAAGGTATGA
- the rpiB gene encoding ribose 5-phosphate isomerase B: MASSFDLTKPIAIGSDHAGYDYKVDLVKWLNENGYQVSDMGVYENKSVDYPDYAHPVAEAVEKGEAAFGILLCGSANGVCITANKHQGIRAGLSFQTDVAQLIRQHNDANIICIPARFVAVEYAKQMVDIFINTPFEGGRHQTRVNKIACS; encoded by the coding sequence ATGGCTTCTTCGTTCGATCTCACCAAACCGATTGCTATCGGCAGCGACCATGCCGGTTATGATTATAAAGTGGACCTGGTAAAATGGCTCAATGAAAACGGCTACCAGGTAAGTGATATGGGGGTGTATGAAAACAAGTCAGTAGATTATCCTGATTACGCGCATCCTGTGGCAGAAGCGGTGGAGAAAGGGGAAGCGGCTTTTGGCATCCTGCTGTGCGGCAGCGCCAACGGGGTATGTATTACGGCCAATAAACACCAGGGCATCCGGGCCGGTCTGTCCTTTCAGACAGATGTTGCCCAACTGATCCGCCAGCATAATGATGCGAATATTATCTGTATTCCTGCCCGTTTTGTGGCTGTGGAGTATGCTAAACAAATGGTGGATATTTTTATCAATACCCCTTTTGAAGGTGGCCGCCACCAGACACGGGTGAATAAGATCGCCTGTAGTTAA
- a CDS encoding class I SAM-dependent methyltransferase, which translates to MDRQTILQALLNQKKLKNYLEIGVFNGHIFFRINSNFKVAVDPDFRFDTLRKIGKTILNPYNIFNQYFEKTSDAFFEEDAARVFADKKIELSLIDGMHEYAYALRDIENTLSYLTPNGVIVIHDCNPLTKAAASSFAEWEARNFADTWNGDVWKAILYLRSVRKDVNAFVLDCDHGLGIVTYGTPERGLSFTPDQIARFTYEDFNKNRAEWLNLKPADYFYTHFGLSR; encoded by the coding sequence ATGGATAGGCAGACAATTTTACAAGCCTTATTAAATCAAAAAAAATTAAAAAATTACCTGGAGATAGGTGTGTTTAACGGTCATATTTTCTTCCGGATCAACAGTAATTTCAAAGTAGCGGTGGACCCCGATTTTCGTTTTGATACTTTGCGGAAGATTGGCAAAACAATTCTTAATCCCTACAATATTTTTAATCAGTATTTCGAAAAGACCAGTGATGCTTTTTTTGAGGAGGACGCTGCCAGGGTTTTTGCTGATAAAAAGATAGAGCTGTCTTTAATAGATGGCATGCATGAATATGCTTACGCTTTACGGGATATTGAAAATACACTCAGTTACCTGACGCCGAATGGTGTTATTGTTATTCATGACTGTAATCCTTTAACAAAGGCAGCAGCCAGTTCTTTTGCTGAGTGGGAAGCCCGTAATTTTGCAGACACCTGGAATGGAGATGTATGGAAAGCCATTCTTTACCTGCGTTCTGTAAGAAAGGACGTGAATGCGTTTGTGCTGGATTGTGACCATGGATTGGGAATAGTTACTTATGGCACACCTGAGCGGGGGTTGTCTTTTACGCCCGATCAGATAGCCCGTTTTACCTATGAAGATTTCAATAAGAACCGGGCTGAATGGTTAAACCTTAAGCCTGCCGATTATTTCTATACCCATTTTGGATTAAGTAGATAG
- a CDS encoding deoxyhypusine synthase family protein has translation MAKGPVSQFIQHHYRHFNAAALIDAAKGYETHLLEGGKMMVTLAGAMSTAELGISLAEMIRQDKIQIISCTGANLEEDVMNLVAHKSYKRVPNYRDLTPQDEWDLLENHYNRVTDTCIPEEEAFRRLQKHLVKVWNDAEAKGERYFPHEFLYQVVLSGVLKEYYEIDPKDSWIVAAAEKNIPIVVPGWEDSTTGNIFASYVIKGQLKATTVKNGIEYMVWLADWYRQNSSGKGVGFFQIGGGIAGDFPICVVPMMYQDLEWHDVPFWSYFCQISDSTTSYGSYSGAVPNEKITWGKLDINTPKFIVESDATIVAPLIFAYLLGW, from the coding sequence ATGGCTAAAGGACCTGTTTCACAGTTTATCCAACATCACTACCGTCACTTTAATGCGGCTGCGCTGATAGATGCTGCCAAAGGATATGAAACACACCTGTTGGAAGGTGGTAAAATGATGGTTACCCTCGCCGGAGCCATGAGTACGGCTGAACTGGGTATTTCCCTGGCAGAAATGATACGTCAGGATAAAATACAGATCATTTCCTGCACCGGCGCCAACCTGGAAGAGGATGTGATGAACCTGGTGGCCCACAAAAGCTATAAGCGGGTACCCAATTACCGTGACCTGACTCCCCAGGATGAATGGGACCTGCTGGAAAATCATTATAACCGTGTTACCGATACCTGTATTCCCGAAGAAGAAGCATTCCGACGCTTACAAAAGCACCTGGTAAAAGTATGGAACGATGCAGAAGCCAAAGGCGAACGTTACTTTCCCCACGAATTTTTATACCAGGTAGTACTGAGCGGTGTGTTAAAAGAATATTATGAAATTGATCCCAAAGACAGTTGGATCGTAGCTGCGGCGGAAAAGAATATTCCCATCGTGGTTCCGGGTTGGGAGGATAGCACTACTGGTAACATCTTTGCCAGCTATGTGATCAAAGGACAACTGAAAGCCACTACCGTAAAAAATGGTATCGAATACATGGTATGGCTGGCCGACTGGTACAGGCAAAACAGCAGTGGTAAAGGCGTGGGCTTTTTCCAGATCGGCGGTGGTATTGCCGGTGATTTCCCTATCTGCGTAGTACCTATGATGTACCAGGACCTGGAGTGGCATGATGTACCTTTCTGGAGCTATTTCTGCCAGATCTCCGATTCCACTACTTCTTATGGTTCTTATTCCGGCGCCGTGCCCAATGAGAAGATCACCTGGGGTAAGCTGGACATCAATACGCCTAAATTCATCGTGGAAAGTGACGCCACCATTGTAGCGCCACTGATCTTCGCCTACCTCTTAGGCTGGTAA
- a CDS encoding acyl carrier protein phosphodiesterase: MNYLAHAYLSFNDPAVLAGNLFSDFVKGKKQFDYPAGVHAGIVLHRAIDTFTDEHPTTAAAKEIFRSRYRLYSGAFVDVVYDHFLANDRQQFTGNRLFEFSQEVYTMLDQYVSLFPAPFREMYPYMKQYNWLYGYRQRVGIEHSFEGVVRRSAYLTEGHTAFRLFEENYDELQRCYESFFPALKAFAWTTFESLNSKK; encoded by the coding sequence GTGAATTACCTGGCGCATGCATACCTTTCTTTTAACGACCCGGCTGTACTGGCTGGCAATCTCTTCAGCGATTTCGTAAAAGGAAAGAAACAATTTGATTATCCGGCGGGGGTGCATGCCGGCATTGTATTACACAGGGCCATTGATACTTTTACTGATGAGCATCCCACTACGGCAGCAGCCAAAGAAATTTTCCGTTCCCGTTACCGGCTGTATAGCGGCGCTTTTGTAGATGTAGTGTACGATCATTTCCTGGCCAATGACAGGCAGCAGTTTACCGGCAACAGGCTATTTGAATTTTCACAGGAAGTATATACCATGCTGGATCAATACGTGTCCCTATTCCCGGCGCCCTTTAGGGAGATGTATCCCTATATGAAACAGTATAACTGGTTATATGGCTACCGCCAGCGCGTGGGCATTGAGCATAGCTTTGAGGGAGTAGTACGGCGGTCGGCCTACCTTACTGAAGGCCACACGGCATTTAGACTGTTTGAAGAGAACTATGATGAATTACAACGATGCTATGAAAGCTTTTTTCCTGCATTGAAAGCCTTTGCATGGACTACTTTTGAAAGCCTAAATAGCAAAAAATAG
- a CDS encoding glycosyltransferase family 2 protein, with amino-acid sequence MESGISKHLRTTPANKKFSILIPTWNNLPYLKLCIESIRKNSTYTHQVIVHVNEGVDGSLAWIQAQPDIDYTHSEKNIGICYALNYCRSIATTDYIVYMNDDMYACPEWDKILADEITAIGHPYFFLSSTAIEPVASSNCAIEKNYGDSVESFREEQLLKEFRQLPGSDWQGSTWPPNVVHKDIWDMAGGYSIEFSPGMYSDPDFSMKLWQIGIRLFKGITQSRVYHFGSKSTKKMVKNKGYYMFIAKWRMTSSTFTKKYLLRGEPYQGLLTQPALPTTLRWKNLLKRVTAAFQKL; translated from the coding sequence ATGGAAAGTGGCATCAGCAAACATTTACGGACGACACCAGCAAATAAAAAATTCTCTATCCTGATTCCTACCTGGAACAACTTGCCCTACCTCAAATTATGTATTGAAAGCATACGCAAAAATTCAACCTATACACACCAGGTAATTGTGCACGTAAATGAAGGCGTAGATGGCAGCCTCGCCTGGATACAGGCCCAACCCGATATTGATTACACCCATTCAGAAAAGAACATCGGCATCTGTTATGCGCTGAACTATTGCAGAAGCATCGCCACTACAGACTACATCGTATACATGAATGACGATATGTATGCCTGCCCTGAATGGGATAAGATACTGGCCGATGAGATTACGGCCATAGGCCACCCTTACTTCTTCCTGTCTTCCACAGCCATTGAGCCCGTGGCCTCCAGCAACTGTGCTATTGAAAAAAACTATGGCGACAGTGTCGAATCATTCCGGGAAGAACAGCTTTTAAAAGAATTCAGGCAACTGCCCGGCAGCGACTGGCAAGGCTCTACCTGGCCACCCAATGTAGTGCATAAAGATATCTGGGACATGGCAGGCGGATATAGCATTGAGTTTTCTCCGGGCATGTACTCCGACCCGGACTTTTCCATGAAGCTATGGCAAATCGGTATCCGCTTATTCAAAGGCATCACCCAAAGCCGCGTTTATCACTTTGGCTCCAAGTCAACCAAAAAAATGGTGAAAAATAAAGGCTACTACATGTTCATTGCCAAATGGCGCATGACATCCAGCACCTTCACCAAAAAATACCTGCTCCGGGGTGAACCCTACCAGGGACTTTTAACACAGCCGGCCCTGCCAACTACCTTACGATGGAAAAACCTGCTTAAAAGGGTCACTGCTGCTTTTCAGAAATTGTAG